The sequence TGGCGGGCTGGAGGATGCCGGAGCGCACCCCGTAGGCGATGCGGTGGGTGATCGCCCGGGTCTTGCCGGTGCCCGCGCCGGCCAGCACGCACACCGGGCCGCGCAGGGCGGTGGCCACCTCGCGCTGCTCGGGGTCGAGCCCTTCGAGCACCGCGTCGGCCGAGTCCGGGACGGCCGGTACCTGCGGGAAGAGGGTGGAGTGCGTTGCTGCTGTCACACAGCCATGCTGCCAGGTCGCCCGGGGCGGCCGCGGCGGTTGTCCACAGGCGGGACCTCATTGTCGTACTAACGCCCTGGTGGGAGGGGTATACCCCCGGTGGGAATGGCGGGGCGCTCCCTTGCGTTCTCCCTCCGGACGACCTTTCCGAGCTGCCTGAGGAGCGCGAGAGACATGCAGGGCACTGTGACGATGTACAGCACGACTTGGTGCGGTTACTGCCGTCGGCTGAAGAGCCAGATGGAGCGGGAGGGCATCGCCTACACCGAGATCAACATCGAGCAGGACCCCGAGTCCGCGGCCTTCGTGGAGAAGGCGAATGGCGGAAACCAGACGGTCCCGACCGTGCTCTTCGCGGACGGCACCACGATGACGAACCCTTCGCTGGCCCAGGTCAAGCAGAAGCTCGCGGCCTGACGCGGTCGACGGAGAAGGGCGGCCCCGGACATCCGGGGCCGCCCTTGTCGTGTCTCAGACGAAGCTGCGCGTCGGCAGTGGCTTGCCGTACCACATCTCGATCAGGCGGGCGGCGATGGAGATGCCGTAGGGCGGCAGGACCGTACCGGCCTCGAAGGCGTCGTGCAGTTCCTCGCGGGAGAACCAGCGGGCCTCGGAGATCTCGTCGCCGTCGACGTCGATGTCGGTGGTGGTGGCGCGCGCCATGAAGCCGAGCATCAGGCTGGACGGGAAGGGCCAGGGCTGGCTCGCCACGTACTCGACGGCGCCGACGGTGACGCCGACCTCCTCGGCGACCTCGCGGCGCACCGCGTGCTCGATGGACTCGCCGGGCTCCACGAAGCCGGCCAGCGTGGAGAAGCGGCCCTCGGGCCAGTGCACCTGGCGGCCGAGCAGGATCCGGTCGTCCGCGTCGGTCACGGCCATGATCACGGCGGGGTCGGTGCGCGGGTAGTGCTCGGCGCCGCACGCCTGGCAGCGGCGGATGTGGCCGGCCGCCGCGATCACGGTCCGCTCGCCGCAGCGGGAGCAGAAGCGGTGGGTGCGCTGCCAGTTCTCCAGGCCGACGGCGTGCACCATGAGCGCGGTGTCGCGCGGGGACAGCAGCAGGCCCGCCTCGCGCAGGCCCGCCGGGCGCGCGGACTGGTCGATGCGGCCGGGCAGCGCGTCCTTCTGGAGCGCGAAGTAGGCGACGCCGTCCTCGTCGATGCCGAGGAAGTAGCGGTGCGCCTCGGTGAGCGGGGCCTCGAAGGAGGGGGTCATGACGACTTCGGTGCGGCCGTCGGCCGTCTCGTCGATGAGCACCTGGCCGCCGGAGACCACGAAGCAGCGGGTCGTGGGGTGGCTCCACGCCGCCGCGAGCCAGGCCTCGTCCAGCCGGTGGTGGGCGGCGCGGTCGATGCCGCAGGGGGCGGTCAGCGAGATGGGTCGGTCGGCTGTGTCGTCGGTCCAGGTGGTCACGGGTGCTTCCAACTCCCCCAGTACGGCGGTTCGGTTCGGCGGTCGGTTCGGGCGGGCGTACGGCATGCGTACGGGACGCACCGGGTCGGGCGCGGGCGGGGCGGTGTCTTAAGTGTGCCTCCCGCCCGTGGCGCCCTTCCTCACGGTGCCGCTGGTCAGGGCGTGGGCCGCCAGTTCTCGGCCAGGTCGGTCCACAGGTAGGCGCTGGTCTCGACGCCCTTGAGGAGGAGGTCGAGTTCCACCTTCTCGTCGGGCGCGTGCCAGCCGTCGGAGGGGACGGAGATCCCCAGGAAGAGGACGGGGGCGCCGAGGACCTCCTGGAGGTCGGCGGCGGGTCCGGAGCCGCCCTCGCGGGTGAAGCGGACCGGGCCCTCGAAGGCGCGGCCCATCGCGCGGGCCACCGACCGGAGCGCCGGGTGGTCGAGCGGGGTCAGGCAGGGGCGGGTCGCGGAGCCGAAGTCGATCTCGCAGCGGATCCCGGCGGGCACCTGCTCGGCGGCCCAGGCGCGGACCGCCTTCTCGATGTGGTCGGGGTCCTGCCCGGCGACCAGCCGGAAGGACAGCTTCACCAGGGCGGAGGACGGGATGATCGTCTTGCTGCCGGGGCCCTGGTAGCCGCCGCCGATCCCGTTGACCTCGGCGGTCGGGCGGGCCCAGATGCGCTCCAGGGTGGTGTGTCCGGCCTCACCCAGGGTCGCGCGGGACTTGGCGGTGCGCAGCCAGCGCTCCTCGTCGAAGGGCAGCTCGGCGAAGAGTTCGCGCTCGCGGTCGGTCAGCTCCACGACACCGTCGTAGAAGCCGGGGACGGCCACCCGCCCCCGCTCGTCGTGCAGGGCGGCGACCAGGCGGGCGACGGCGGTGGCCGGGTTGGGCACGGCGCCGCCGAAGGAGCCGGAGTGGATGTCCTGGTCGGGGCCGTACAGCCGGATCTCGCACTCGGCGAGGCCGCGCATGCCGGTGCACACCGTGGGGGTGTCCTCGGCCCACATGCCGGTGTCGGAGACGATCACGGCGTCGGCCGCCAGGCGCTCGGCCCGCTCCTCCACCAGGGCCCGGAAATGCGGGGAGCCGGACTCCTCCTCGCCCTCGATCAGCAGTTTGAGGTTGACGGCGGGGGCGGTGCGGCCGGTGGCGGCGAGGTGGGCGCGTACGCCCAGGGTGTGGAAGAAGACCTGGCCCTTGTCGTCGGCGGCGCCGCGCGCGTAGAGGCGGTTTCCGCGCACGACGGGCTCGAAGGGCTCGCTGTCCCAGCCGTCCTCGCGGGCGGCGGGCTGCACGTCATGGTGGCCGTAGACCAGCACGGTCGGCGCGTCCGGGTCACCGGAGGGCCACTCGGCGAAGACGGCCGGGGCGCCGTCGGTGGGCCAGACCTCGACGGTAGCGAAACCGGTCTCGGTCAGTTTCGCGGCGAGCCAGTCGGCGCTGCGCCGCACATCGGGCGCGTGGTCGGGCCGGGCCGACACGGAGGGGATGCGCAGCCATGCGGTGAGGTCGTCGAGGAAGGCGGCGCGGTGCTGCTCGATGTACGTGCGGACGGCGCTGTCCGGGGTCTGGCTCATGCTCACGAGCCTATCGGCCCGTGACCGCATCCCCGGCGGGCGGTTCGTCACACTCGGGGGGCGCGCTGGATCACGTCGCCCGCCCCGTCCGCTGCCCCGGGCCCGCCGGTGAGCAGCCGTTCCAGCGCGGCACGGCCGGGCAGGTCCCGGGGGCGTACGGCCTCCCCGGTGCGCACGTACAGGAACGTGGCGGTGACCGCGTCGAGCGGGACGCCCTGCTGTTCGGCCCAGGCCAGCCGGTACACGGCGAGCTGGAGCGGGTCGGCGGTGTGCTCCCGGCCGGTCTTCCAGTCCACGATCTCGTACGTCGCCGACGCGCCCTCGCCCTTCCGGTAGACGGCGTCGATCCGGCCGCGTACGACCCGCCCGGCGAGGACGAGCTGGACCGGCTCCTCCACGCGGTACGGCGTGCGCCGGGCGTACTCGGTGCGCTCGAAGGCTTCCTTGAGCGCTTCCAGGTCCTGTTCGTCGGCGATCTCGGCGTCGGCGCCGGGCAGCTCGTCGGGCTCCAGCAGGGGCAGCGCCAGCTCCTCGTAGCGCGACTCCACCCAGGCGTGGAAGCGGGTGCCCCGGCGTGCGGCCCGCTGCGGGGGGCGCGGCATGGGGCGCGCGAGTTCCTGCGCGAGCCCGTCCGGGTCCTCGGCCAGCCGCAGCAGCTGGGTGGCGGTGAGCGTCGGGGGCAGGGGTACGTCCGTGACGGCGCGGCGGGCGAGCAGCAGTTCCCCGGCGAGGGCGTCCAGATCGCGGTCCCAGGAGGCGGTCAGGCGGGACTCCTCGGGGGTGAGGGAGGGGTGAGGGCCCGGCTCGGCGGGGGCGGGGGCCTGGTGGGGGATGGCGGGGGCGCCGCCGGCGTGCGGGGCGCCGCCGCAGGGCTCGTCGCCGTGCGGCTCGGGGTCCGGCCCGGCGTCGTACGGGTCTTCGTACGGCGGCTCGTCGTCGGCCTCGTCGTACGGCGGCTCGTCGTACGGCTCGTCGTACGGCTCGTCGTACGGCGGTTCCTCCGGGGGTGCCGGCCAGTCCGGGTCCTCGTAGGCGGCGGGGTCGGCGGGGGCCGGGCCGGTGCCGGGCAGGGTGTCGAGGTGGGCGAGGACCGTCTCGGCGGCGGCGCGGCGGCGGGCGAGGGCGCCGGCGTCCAGGGGCAGCGGCCAGGCCAGGTCGGCCTCGGACTCCCGCAGGGCCGGGTTCTCCTCGTCGTCGGCGGGCTCCTCGGCCCAGACCTCGATCTCGCCGTACCCGGCGGCGCAGTGTTCGTACAGCTCCCGGAGGAAGTCGGAGGGGCCGCGCTTCTTCTTCTGGCTGGGGCCCCACCAGTGGCCGGAGCCGAGCAGGAGGGAGCGGGGGCGGGTGAAGGTGACGTAGCCGAGGCGGAGTTCCTCGGTGTGCTGGTGCTCCTTCATGGCCTCGTGGAACGCCTTCATGCCGCGCGCGTCCCAGCCGTCCACGTCGGGCAGGGTGGCGGCGTCGCCGCGCAGCGCGTGCGGCAGCACCTTGGCCTGCGCGGTCCACTTGTCGCGGCCCTGGGCGCTGGGGAAGGTGCCGGTGACCAGGCCGGGCACGGCCACGACGTCCCATTCCAGGCCCTTGGACCGGTGCGCGGTGAGCACCTTGACGGTGTTCTCGCCGCCGGGCAGGGCGTTGTCGAGGCCCTTCTCGTACTGGGCGGCGGTGCGCAGGAAGCCCAGGAAGGCGAGCAGGGTGGCCTCGCCGTCGCCCGCGGCGAAGGCGGCGGCGACGTCGAGGAAGTTGGCGAGGGTCTCGCGGCGGCGGGCGGCCAGGGCGCCCGGGGACGCCGACAGCTCCACCTCCAGGCCGGTGACGGCGAGGACGCGGTGCAGGACGTCCATCAGCGGGTCGGACAACGCGCGGCGCAGATCGCGCAGTTCGGTGGCGAGGCGGGCGAAGCGCACGCGGGCGTCCGGGGAGAACGGCAGCCCGTCCTCGTCCCCGCCGCGGGCGTCCAGGAAGGTGTCCAGGGCGTCGGCGAGCGATATCACCTCGGCCGGGTCGGTGCCCTCCACGGCGGCGGCGAGGCGGCGGTCCGGGTCGTCGGTGTCACCGGCGCCCGCGTGGGCGACCAGCAGCCGGGCGCGGCGGCCGAGCAGGGCGAGGTCACGGGGGCCGATGCGCCAGCGGGGGCCGGTCAGCAGCCGTACCAGGCCGGCGTTGGCGCCGGGGTCCTGGAGGACCTCGCAGACGGCGACCAGGTCTGCGACCTCGGGCAGGTGCAGCAGCCCGGACAGGCCGACCACCTCGACCGGGACCTCCCGGGCGACCAGCGCGCCCTGGAGGGCGGCGAAGTCGGCGGCCGTACGGCACAGGACGGCGATCTCGCCGGGCGGGGTGCCGGTGCGCACGAGGTGGGCGACGGAGTCGGCGAGCCAGTCCAGTTCCTCGGCGTGGGTGGGCAGCAGGGCGCAGCGGACCAGGCCGTCGCGCTCGGCGCCGGGGGCCGGGCGCAGGGCCTCGACGCCCGCGTGCAGGGCGCGCAGGGGGGCGGCGAGTCCGTTGGCGAGGTCGAGGAGGCGGCCGCCGCTGCGGCGGTTCTCGCTGAGGGCCTGGCGGGTGGCGGGGGTTTTGTCGGCGTGGCGGAAGTGGTCGGGGAAGTCGTCCAGGTTGGCGACGGAGGCGCCGCGCCAGCCGTAGATGGCCTGGCAGGGGTCGCCCACGGCGGTCACCGGGTGGCCGGTGCCGGCGCCGAACAGGCCCGAGAGCAGGACGCGTTGGGCGACGGAGGTGTCCTGGTACTCGTCCAGGAGGACCACCCGGAACTCCTCGCGCAGCAGGCGGCCCACCTCGGGCAGCGTCGCGAGGCGGGCGGACAGGGCGATCTGGTCGCCGAAGTCGAGCAGGTCGCGTTCGCGTTTGGCGGCCCGGTAGCGCTGGACCAGTCCGGCGAGTTCGCGGCGGGCGGCGGCGGTCTCGGGGACCTTGCGCAGTTCGGCGTTGCTGAGTCTGGCGTCCTGGAGGGTGGTCAGCAACTCGGCGTCCCAGGCGCGCAGTTCGCCGGGTTCCACCAGGTGTTCGGAGAGTTCGGCGTCCAGGGCGAGCAGGTCGCCGACCAGGTCGGCGAAGGACCGGGTGAGCGCCGGGTAGGGGCCGGGGGCCTCGCGCAGCACACGGGCGGCGAGCTGGTAGCGGGTGGCGTCGGCGAGGAGGCGGGAGGCGGGCTCCAGGCCGATGCGCAGGCCGTGGTCGGTGAGGAGGCGGCCGGCGAAGGAGTGGTAGGTGGAGATGACCGGCTCGCCCGGGGGGTTGTCCGGGTCGATCGCGTCGGGGTCGGTGACGCCGGCCCTGACGAGGGCCTTGCGGACGCGTTCGGCCAGTTCGCCCGCGGCCTTGTTGGTGAAGGTCAGCCCGAGGACCTGCTCGGGGGCGACCTGTCCGGTGCCGACCAGCCAGACCACGCGGGCCGCCATCACGGTCGTCTTGCCCGAACCGGCACCGGCCACGATCACCTGCGGGGCGGGCGGCGCGGTGATGCAGGCCGTCTGCTCCGTGGTGAAGGGGATGCCGAGGAGCTCCTTGAGCTGCTCGGGATCGGTGAGATGGGCGGGCATGTCCAAAAAGGTAGCGGGGAGCACTGACAATCCGGTGCGCGGCGGCCATCAGGGCGGGGGTATGAGCAGGTCAGGGGCGTGGGGTGGGGTGCGCGGGGTGCGGTACGTCACTCCACGCCCGACGCCATTCCATGCCTGAGACCACTCCATGCCTGACGTCACTCCACCACGTGCCGTCCCTCCGGCCGTGCGCTGCACGAGGCGCGGAAGGCGCAGTGGGCGCAGTGCTGGCCGGCGCTCGGGCCGAACCGCTCGTCCAGGACCTTTCCGGCGGCGGTGGCGAGCAGCTCGCCGACCCACTCCCCGGTGAGCGGCTCCTGGGTCTGCACCTTGGGCAGGGTCTCGCCGCCGTCGCGCTTGGCGGCGCCCTGCCTCAGGTGCACCAGTTCGGCGCCGCCGGGCTCGGGGTGCTCCCCGTCGAAGGCGGTGTCGACGGCGCCCTCGCGGACGGCGAGCTGGTAGACGGCGAGCTGGGGGTGGCGCTCCACCTCGCGCACGGTGGGCGCCTGTTTGCCGGTCTTGAAGTCGACCACGTAGGCGCGGCCCTCGGCGTCCGTCTCGACCCGGTCCATCTGGCCGCGGACACGGACCTGGTAGTCGCCCGCCTCCAGGGTGACGTCGAAGTCCTGCTCACTGGCGACGGAAGTGCGGGTGGCGCGGTTCATCACATGCCAGTTGAGAAAGCGTTCGAGTGCGGCGCGGGCGTTGTCCTTCTCCTGGCGCGACTTCCAGGGCGCGTCGAAGGCGAGCGCGTTCCACACCGAGTCCAGGCGCTCCATGAGGACGTCCAGGTCGGCCGGGGTGCGCCCGGAGGCGACCTCGTCGGCGAGGACATGGACGACATTGCCGAAGCCCTGGGCGGTGGTGGCGGGCGCGTCGGCCTTCACCTCGCGGCCCAGGAACCACTGGAGGGCGCAGGTGTTGGCGAGCTGGTCCAGGGCGCTGCCGGACAGCACGACGGGCTGGTCGCGGTGGCGCAGCGGCACCTTGCTCTCGGTCTGGTCGAACATGCCCCACCAGCGGGAGGGGTGGGCGGCCGGGACGAGGGGGCGGTCGTCCTCGTCGGTGAGCGCGGCGAGCCGGGCCAGGCGGCGGGCCGCGGCCTCGCGCAGGGCGGGAGAGGCGTCCGGGTCGACGGTGGTGGCGCGCAGCTCGGCCACCAGCGCGGCGACGGCCAGCGGGCGGCGGGGGCGGCCGGTGACGTCCTTCGGCTCGACGCCCAGCTCGGTCAGGAACCGGGAGGGCTGGTCGCCGTCCTCGGCGGGTGCCTTCACGGCGGTGACGACCAGGCGGTCGCGCGCGCGGGTGGCGGCGGCGTAGAAGAGCCGGCGTTCCTCGGCGAGCAGCGCGCCCGGGGTGAGCGGTTCGGCGAGTCCGTCGCGGCCGATGCGGTCGGCCTCCAGGAGCGAGCCACGGCGTCTGAGGTCGGGCCACAGGCCCTCCTGGACACCGGCGACGACGACCAGGCGCCACTCCAGGCCCTTGGCGCGGTGCGCGGTCATCAGACGGACGGCGTCGGGCCGTACCGCGCGGCGGGTCAGTGTGTCGGCGGCGATGTCCTCGGCCTCGATCTCCGCCAGGAAGTTCAGGGCGCCGCGTCCGCCGGTGCGCTCCTCGGCGCGCGCGGCGGTGGCGAACAGGGCGCAGACGGCGTCCAGGTCCCGGTCGGCGTTACGGCCGGCCGCGCCGCCGCGCCGGGCGGCACGCTCCAGGCGGCCGGGCCAGGGCGTGCCGTTCCACAGGTCCCACAGCGCCTCCTCGGCGGTACCGCCGTTCGCGAGGCGCTCGCGGGCCGTGCGCAGGAGCGCGCCGAGCCGCTGGGCGCCGCGGGCGTACGACGGGTCGTGCACCGCCAGCCGCTCCGGCTCGGCGAGCGCCCGGGTGAGCAGCTCGTCGGAGGGCGGCGGCACCATGTTCCCGCCGGCCCGCTCCTCCTCCCGCAACGCCCGCCCCAGCCGCCGCAGATCGGCCGCGTCCATGCCGGCGAGCGGCGAGCCGAGCAGGGTGAGCGCGGTCTCGGTGTCGAGCCAGAAGGGACGTTCGGCGAGGGGGCTCGGGGAGGCCGTGGCCTGACCAGGGGCCGGGGAGTCCGAGACATGGCCGAGGGGCGGGGAGCCGGGTGCGGGCGGCTCCGCCAGGTCCGGAGAGCCGGACGTGGGCTCGTGCGCGTCCCTCTCCTCCGCATCCCTCTCCTCGCGGCCGGCTTCGCCCTGCTCCCCCCTCCCCGTCGCCTCCGCCCTCGCCACCGCGCGCAGGGCCGTCAGCAGGGGGGCCACTGCGGGCTCGTGGCGCAGGGGGAGGTCGTCGCCGTCGATGTCCAGGGGGACGCCCGCCGCGGTCAGGGCACGGCGCAGGGTCGGCAGGGAGCGGGCGCCGGCGCGCACCAGGACGGCCATCTCGCGCCAGGGGAGGCCGTCCTCCAGGTGGGCGCGGCGCAGGATGTCCGCGATGTTGTCCAGCTCGGTGCCCGGGGTCGGGTACGTGTAGACCTCGACCCGGCCGCCGTCCCGGGCCGCGGCCGGCTCCCGGTGGGCGCGCACCTTGTCGGCGGGCAGCCGGGTCAGCGGCATCCGCCGGGTGATCAGCCGGGTCGCGGCCAGCAGGTTCGCGCCGGAACGGCGGTTGGTGCGCAGCACCTGGACGGGCGCCGGTCCGCCGCCGGTGCGCGGGAAGGCCTCCGGGAAGCCGAGGATGCCGTTCACGTCGGCGCCCCGGAAGGTGTAGATCGACTGGTCGGGGTCGCCGAGCGCGACCAGGGTGCGGCCGCCGCCCGCCAGCGCGTGCAGGAGCCGTACCTGGGCCGGGTCGGTGTCCTGGTACTCGTCCACGTACACGGCGTCGTACCGCGCGGCGAGGGCCGTGGCGGCCTCGGGGCGGCGGGCGAGGAGGACCGCGCGGTGCACCAGCTCGGCGTAGTCGATCACGCCCTGGAGGTCGAGCACGTCCAGGTACTCGGCGAGGAACGCGGCGGCCGCGCGCCAGTCGGGGCGGCCGATGCGGCGGGCGAACGCGTCCAGGGCGCCCGGCGCGAGCCCCAGCTCGCGGCTGCGGGCGAGGACGGCGCGGACCTCGTCGGCGAAGCCGCGCGTGGTCAGGCAGGCGCGCAGCTCGTCCGGCCAGCGCACATGCGTCAGCCCCAGCCGCTCCAGCTCCGGCTGCCCGGCCAGCAGCTCCCGGACCGTGACGTCCTGCTCGGGGCCGGACAGCAGCCGCAGCGGCTCGACGAACAGCCCGCTGTCCTGATGGGCGCGGACCAGGGCGTAGCTGTACGAGTGGAACGTGGTCGCCCGGGGCGCGCGGGCCGCGCCGATGCGCAGGGCCATCCGGTCGCGCAGGTCGACGGCGGCCCGGCGGCTGAACGTGAGCACCAGGATGCGCTCGGGGTCGGCGCCCCGGGCGATCCGCGCGGCCACCGACTCGACCAGGGTGGTCGTCTTGCCGGTGCCGGGTCCCGCGAGCACCAGCAGGGGGCCGGCGCGGTGGTCAACCACGGCGCGCTGGGCGGCGTCCAGAACAGGAGGAGCCGTCCGGGACGGCGGGGTACGGACCAGGCGGTAAGCGCCACGGCTCCCCCGCCGCGCCTCGGGGCGCGACGGGTGTCCGGTGGAGAATGAGGAGCTCACGTGGTTGGCCGGTCCTGGTGGTCGTACTGCTGGTCGTGCGGGCGAGCGGGTGGTCGCGCGCGCGGGGCGGTGAGCTCCGGGTGAGGTGCGCACGGGCCGCCGGCGCGATACCGCCGACTCTCGAACGTACGGCATGCCACGGACGTCCCGGGAATCACCCGTACGAGGTACAGGTTGCCGCCGACCGCCCCCGATGGCGGAAGCTGTCAGGTGTGACCCGCGTCCGTACCGCCGTCCCACCGGGCCCGCCGCATGTCGAGCCGCGGCAGGTGACCCGCGGCACTTTTGCCCGCCTCGCGCAACGGTGTGCCCTCGGCCCGGTAGTGCGCCAGCGCGCGCAGCTCGTGGCCCGGCAGCAGCGCCCCGTCGGAGCGTACGACGCGCCACCACGGCACGGCGCCGCCGTACAGGGACATCACCCGGCCGACCTGGCGCGGGCCGCCGTCCTCCAGCCACTCGGCGACATCGCCGTACGTCATGACCCGTCCGGGCGGGATCAGCTCGGCGACCTCCAGGACCCGCTCGGCGTACTCGGGCAGGTCGTCCGGGTGCGTGTCGCGGGGCTCCGCGCCGGGGCTCTGCTCGCTCATTCGCCCCATCCTGCCGCACCCGGCCGACATCGCGGAGCCCGGTGGAGCGAACGTTCCTCTCGCCCCCGGGCGGCGCTTCCGGCAGACTGTGCGACCGCACATCGACACCCTGGCGCCCGCGTGTGTCGGTGGGACATGCCACCATCGTGCGGGCGGTGACCGGTGATACGAGACCAAGAAGAGATCATGAAACAGCAGGGAGTGCACCCCGAGGGCGGGTCGGGCACCCCTGACGCCGGCGCGCGCCCGGACACCGGCCGTACCGGCGAGGGCGGCCAGGACGCCCACCGGGATCCGCACCCCGCGGACACGGAACGCACCACGGCGGAACACGCCGAGGGGGAACGCACCGAGGGGGCGCACATCCCGCAGAACCCGCCGACCGACCGGAGCGGCTCCCCAGGCGACGCGGGAGACGCGGGAGACGCGGACGACCGCGATCCGCACGGCGATCCGCACACGGAACCGCACGCCGGCCACCCGGACCCGGACCACCAGGAGCCCGTGGAGGGCGACGAACCGCTGCTCCCCGCCCGGGTGCACCGGCCATCCGATCTGATGCGGCTCCTGGTCGGGCTGCTCGCCATCGTGGTGCTGCTGGCCGTCGCCGCGTTCGCGCACGGCACCACCTCCGGCCTCGAACAGGACATCAACAAGGGCACCGGGCAGGCCCCCGATCTGCTGATCAGATTCGCGGGGCTGGCCTCCAGCATCGCGATCCTGCTGGTCCCGGTCGCCTTCGCGATCGAACGGCTGATCAAACGGGACGGGCTGCGCATCGCCGACGGCGTCCTGGCCGCCGTCCTCGCCCACGGGGTGACACTCGCCACCGACCTGTGGGTCGCGCGGGCCGCCCCCGGCTCGATCCAGGACGCGCTGACCCAGCCCTCGCCGGTCGACGTGCACGCCCTGACCGACCCGGTGCACGGCTATCTGGCGCCCGTCATCGCCTATATGACGGCCGTCGGCATGTCCCGCAGACCCCGCTGGCGCTCGGTGCTGTGGATCGTGCTGCTGCTCGACGCGTTCTCCATGCTGGTCACCGGCTACACGACCGCCTTCTCCATCGTCCTGACCGTGCTGATCGGCTGGTCGGTGGCCTACGGCACGCTGTACGCGGTCGGCTCGCCCAATGTCCGCCCCACCGGCCAGACCCTGCTGGCGGGCCTGCGGCACGTCGGCTTCCGCCCGGTCGGCGCGGCCCGCGAGGAGGTCGTGGAGAGCGAGAACGGCGACCGGGGCCGGCGCTATTTCGTCACCCTGGAGGACGGCCCGCCGCTGGACGTCACGGTCGTGGACCGGGAACAGCAGGCCCAGGGCTTCTTCTACCGGGCGTGGCGCAACCTCACCCTGCGCGGCTTCGCCACCCGCTCCAGCCTCCAGTCGCTGCGCCAGGCGCTGGAGCAGGAGGCGCTGCTGGCCTACGCGGCGATCGCGGCGGGCGCCAACGCGCCGAAGCTGATCGCCACCTCCGAGCTGGGCCCGGACGCCGTGATGCTGGTCTACGAGCACACCGGCGGGCGCACGCTGGACGCGCTGGCCGACGAGGAGATCACCGACGATCTGCTGCGCAGCGCCTGGTCGCAGGTGCGCGCCCTCCAGTCGCGGCGCATCGCGCACCGCAGGCTGGCCGGGGACGCGATCCTGGTGGACCCGGCCGGCAAGGTGATCCTGGCGGAGCTGCGCGGCGGCGAGATCGCGGCCGGTGAGCTGCTGCTGCGCATGGACGTGGCCCAGCTGCTGACCACGCTGGGCCTGCGGGTCGGCGCGGAGCGCGCGGTGGCCTCGGCGGTCGAGGTGCTCGGGCCCGACGCGGTGGCCGACTGCCTGCCGATGCTCCAGCCGATCGCGCTCACCCGTTCCACCCGCAACACGCTGCGCCGGCTGGGCCGCGAGCGTGCCCAGCGGGAGCGGGAGGCGGTCCTGGAGGCGTCCCACCAGGCCAAGCTGGCCCGGCTGCGGGAGGCTGCGGAGGCGGACGGGACGGCCCTCGCCGAGGGCGCCGACGCCGAGGAGCGGCTCGACAGGCTCAGCAGACTCGACAAGTCCAGTAAGCCCAACAAGTCCGAAAA is a genomic window of Streptomyces sp. WP-1 containing:
- a CDS encoding ATP-dependent DNA helicase, translating into MSSSFSTGHPSRPEARRGSRGAYRLVRTPPSRTAPPVLDAAQRAVVDHRAGPLLVLAGPGTGKTTTLVESVAARIARGADPERILVLTFSRRAAVDLRDRMALRIGAARAPRATTFHSYSYALVRAHQDSGLFVEPLRLLSGPEQDVTVRELLAGQPELERLGLTHVRWPDELRACLTTRGFADEVRAVLARSRELGLAPGALDAFARRIGRPDWRAAAAFLAEYLDVLDLQGVIDYAELVHRAVLLARRPEAATALAARYDAVYVDEYQDTDPAQVRLLHALAGGGRTLVALGDPDQSIYTFRGADVNGILGFPEAFPRTGGGPAPVQVLRTNRRSGANLLAATRLITRRMPLTRLPADKVRAHREPAAARDGGRVEVYTYPTPGTELDNIADILRRAHLEDGLPWREMAVLVRAGARSLPTLRRALTAAGVPLDIDGDDLPLRHEPAVAPLLTALRAVARAEATGRGEQGEAGREERDAEERDAHEPTSGSPDLAEPPAPGSPPLGHVSDSPAPGQATASPSPLAERPFWLDTETALTLLGSPLAGMDAADLRRLGRALREEERAGGNMVPPPSDELLTRALAEPERLAVHDPSYARGAQRLGALLRTARERLANGGTAEEALWDLWNGTPWPGRLERAARRGGAAGRNADRDLDAVCALFATAARAEERTGGRGALNFLAEIEAEDIAADTLTRRAVRPDAVRLMTAHRAKGLEWRLVVVAGVQEGLWPDLRRRGSLLEADRIGRDGLAEPLTPGALLAEERRLFYAAATRARDRLVVTAVKAPAEDGDQPSRFLTELGVEPKDVTGRPRRPLAVAALVAELRATTVDPDASPALREAAARRLARLAALTDEDDRPLVPAAHPSRWWGMFDQTESKVPLRHRDQPVVLSGSALDQLANTCALQWFLGREVKADAPATTAQGFGNVVHVLADEVASGRTPADLDVLMERLDSVWNALAFDAPWKSRQEKDNARAALERFLNWHVMNRATRTSVASEQDFDVTLEAGDYQVRVRGQMDRVETDAEGRAYVVDFKTGKQAPTVREVERHPQLAVYQLAVREGAVDTAFDGEHPEPGGAELVHLRQGAAKRDGGETLPKVQTQEPLTGEWVGELLATAAGKVLDERFGPSAGQHCAHCAFRASCSARPEGRHVVE
- a CDS encoding MGMT family protein, producing the protein MSEQSPGAEPRDTHPDDLPEYAERVLEVAELIPPGRVMTYGDVAEWLEDGGPRQVGRVMSLYGGAVPWWRVVRSDGALLPGHELRALAHYRAEGTPLREAGKSAAGHLPRLDMRRARWDGGTDAGHT
- a CDS encoding lysylphosphatidylglycerol synthase domain-containing protein translates to MKQQGVHPEGGSGTPDAGARPDTGRTGEGGQDAHRDPHPADTERTTAEHAEGERTEGAHIPQNPPTDRSGSPGDAGDAGDADDRDPHGDPHTEPHAGHPDPDHQEPVEGDEPLLPARVHRPSDLMRLLVGLLAIVVLLAVAAFAHGTTSGLEQDINKGTGQAPDLLIRFAGLASSIAILLVPVAFAIERLIKRDGLRIADGVLAAVLAHGVTLATDLWVARAAPGSIQDALTQPSPVDVHALTDPVHGYLAPVIAYMTAVGMSRRPRWRSVLWIVLLLDAFSMLVTGYTTAFSIVLTVLIGWSVAYGTLYAVGSPNVRPTGQTLLAGLRHVGFRPVGAAREEVVESENGDRGRRYFVTLEDGPPLDVTVVDREQQAQGFFYRAWRNLTLRGFATRSSLQSLRQALEQEALLAYAAIAAGANAPKLIATSELGPDAVMLVYEHTGGRTLDALADEEITDDLLRSAWSQVRALQSRRIAHRRLAGDAILVDPAGKVILAELRGGEIAAGELLLRMDVAQLLTTLGLRVGAERAVASAVEVLGPDAVADCLPMLQPIALTRSTRNTLRRLGRERAQREREAVLEASHQAKLARLREAAEADGTALAEGADAEERLDRLSRLDKSSKPNKSEKKVERAEQRAERRAIDEAMEEAREEDLLTQIRHQVLRIRPQAPVQPARLERVRPRTLISFIAGAIGAYFLLTQLTHIQFGTLFSQAQWGWVIAAALFSAVSYVAAAMSLLGFVPERVPFPRTVAAQVAGSFVKIVAPAAVGGVALNTRFLQRAGVRPGLAVASVGASQLFGLGCHILMLLSFGYLTGTEKTPTLSPSRTVIAGLLTVAVLVLVVTSVPFLRKFVVTRVRSLFAGVVPRMLDVLQRPQKLVTGIGGMLLLTACFVMCLDASVRAFGDGTTSLSIASIAVVFLAGNALGSAAPTPGGVGAVEASLTLGLIAFGLPKEVAAPAVLLFRLMTLWLPVLPGWLAFNHLTRKGAL